AAAGTTACTTTGCAAGGCATCCCGGTGAATGATCTCGTCCTGTCCGAACGAAGTCCTCACATAACCCTCGGTGTTTTCAGCTAAAGAGAGAGGACATAGATCCTGTCGCCCTAAAATTAGGGCGCTGGTTCAATTGTTGCTCTAGGAGGTGGTGCGCATTCACGCTTCGATTCAAAAGGCATAACGGAGGACTACATCATGGCGAATCTACTCTGGCTTCAGGGCGGTGCTTGTTCCGGCAACACCATGTCATTCCTCAACGCAGAAGAGCCGAGCGCCTGTGATCTCGTTACTGATTTCGGGATCAATGTGCTCTGGCACCCCTCGTTGGGTGTCGAACTTGGCGATGGTCTGCAGCGAATTCTCAAAGATTGTGTCTCGGGGGAAATTCCCCTCGACATCTTCGTCTTCGAAGGAACGGTGGTCAATGCGCCGAACGGTACTGGCGAATGGAATCGATTCGCTGGCCGGCCGATGAAACTGTGGGTCAAAGATCTTTGCGGCATCGCTAAGTTTGTCGTCGCGATCGGCGACTGTGCCACGTGGGGCGGTATCCCAGCCACAGCGCCGAATCCGAGCGAGTCTCAAGGCCTGCAGTTCCTCAAGCGGAACCATGGTGGCTTCCTAGGCAAGGACTTCCGCTCAAAGGCCGGTCTTCCCGTAATAAATATTCCTGGCTGCCCCGCACACCCGGATTGGATCACACAGATTGTGGTAGCCGTCGCAGCCGGCCGAGGAGGCGACATCACCCTCGATGAGCTCCAACGGCCCAAAACCTTCTTCCAGAGTTTTACCCAGACAGGGTGCACCCGCAACATGCATTTTGCCTACAAAGTCTCGGCCACGGAATTCGGCCAGCGCAAAGGCTGCCTGTACTATGATCTCGGATGTCGTGGACCAATGACCCATTCGCCCTGCAATCGCATTCTGTGGAATCGACAGTCCTCGAAAACCCGCGCGGGCATGCCCTGTCTGGGCTGCACGGAGCCTGAATTCCCCTTCTTCGACCTTGCCCCTGGCACGGTGTTCAAGACACAAACTGTTATGGGCGTCCCGAAGGACCTGCCGCAGGGAGTCGACAAGAAAGGGTACATCGCGCTCACGAGCGCGGCGAAGAATGCGGCGCCAGCGTGGGCCGAGCAGGACATGTTTGTCGTCTAAACACAATGATCGGCAATCGCATCTGTTCATAAAGGAGATGGCCATGGCTGTTCAAACATTAGACATTTCTCCCGTCGGCCGAGTGGAAGGCGACCTCGACGTGCGCGTTGAGGTCGACAACGGTGTTGTCACCAACGCCTGGACACAGGCAGAGCTGTTCCGTGGATTCGAGATCATTCTGAGAGACAAAGATCCGCAAGCCGGGCTGGTTGTGACCCCACGCGCCTGCGGCATCTGCGGAGCCTCCCACTTAACCTGCGCTGCGTGGGCCTTGGATACGGCGTGGCAAACCACCGTCCCGAGGAACGCGATTCTTGCGAGAAATCTCGGTCAGATCGTTGAAAGCTTGCAAAGCCAGCCGCGCTACTTCTATGGGCTCTATGCGATCGACCTAACCAACAAGAAGTATCGTGGTAGCCGATACTACGAGGAGGCCTGCAAGCGCTTTGCTCCCTTCACCGGGAAATCCTATGAAATTGGCGTCACCATTTCCGGGAAGCCTGTGGAGATCTATGCGCTTCTGGGTGGCCAGTGGCCTCACTCTAGTTATATGGTCCCCGGCGGGGTCATGTGTGCGCCGACCCTGGCAGACATTACGAGATCCGTCTCGTTACTGGAGTACTACAAGAACAATTGGCTCGAACCGGTCTGGCTTGGCTGCTCATTGGAGCGGTACGAGCAAATCAAAACCTACGAAGACTTCAATGCGTGGTTGGACGAGAATCCAGCCCATGCCAATTCGGATCTGGGATTCTATTGGCGCATGGGCCTAGATACTGGACTCCACAAATACGGAGCTGGGCTTGGGAAATATGTCAGCTGGGGATATTTGCCCCACGAAGATAAATACCAGAAGCCTACCATCGAAGGACGCAATGGCGCCGTGATCATGAAGGGCGGAGTCTATGATGGGGCCACAAACACGCACAAGCTCATGAGCCAGGACTTCGCGCGAGAGAATACGTCTCATTCCTGGTATGACGAGGGATCGGCGGATACGCATCCCTATGATCGCACGACCAAGGCGAAGTCGAATAACAAGACCGATTTCAACGGGACCTACTCCTGGGCGACCGCGGTCAGCCATGCGGATTTCGGCCGGCTGGAAGCGGGACCCTTTGCCCGCCAGATGGTCGCAGGAGGAAAACACGGGGAATCCTGGCAGCACTACGATGGCTTCATCCTGGATGTGTACAAAAAGATGGGTGGCGCGAGTCTCCACCTGCGTCAACTCGCCAGGATGCATGAGACTATCAAGTTATATCGCCAAGCGGAGCGATGCCTGAAGGAGTTCCGGCTCAACGAGCCTTGGTACATCAAGCCCCAGGAGAAGGATGGCCGGGGTTGGGGGGCGACCGAAGCGATTCGTGGAGCGCTCTGTCACTGGATTGAAGTCAAGGGCGGGAAGATCAAGAACTATCAGATTATTGCTCCGACCACGTGGAATGTGGGGCCTCGCGATGGTATGGGTCGTCGTGGTCCGATCGAGGAGGCGTTACTCGGCGCGCCTATTGCCGATCCAACCGATCCCGTCGAAGTCGGTCACGTCGCCCGATCATTCGACTCATGTTTGGTGTGTACCGTTCACGCGCACGATGCCAAGACAGGGAAAGAATTAGCCCGCTTCAAAATCGGGTAGCGCTCCAGAGGGATTGCGATCCTATGGGTCGCAATCCTCTTGGCCTGGGTCCCATCGAACAACGGAACTAATGGGCTAAAGTAGCCCTCGAGCGAAGAGGGGATCGTTGAATGCGCCCCGAGGAAGAAGAAAAACTGCGGGAGAAAATCGCCCAGCTCCTAGCCAGTGGGCTCAAAACTCAAACGGAGCCGTTTCCCGAAACGCACGTTGAGTTTGCCAAGATCCTGGATGAACTTCGGTCGCTTCCCCCCGATGACTTGAAAGGCAAGCTGGTCATCGGAGGCTTTACCGACAAACCCTACGGGCCGGATCAGATGCGGTGTCTGGAGTGCATGTACTACCTCGTTCACCGGAAATGGTGTGATCTGCCTGAACTCGCTGTGCCGGTGGAACCCGATTGGTGGTGCCGCCTCTGGCGAATCTGATGTCTCCGTCTATGCTTGGTGATTTGCATGAAGGATGCGGACGACATCCTCCGAAGCAAGCTTCAGCAACTATTGAAAGACGGGCTGAAAACCGAGGTAGAGCCAAGAGCCTATACGAGTGAGATGGTCACTCAGCTCGTCAGTCGACTCCAGGCCATCCCTCCGGATCACTATGCTGACAAGCTGACTGCGGCCGGGGTTACACTCACCCCATACGCTCCTCCCGAGGATGACGATGACCTGAAACAATCCTGCGAAACGTGTATGTACTTCGTGATCCACCGGCAGTTCTGCGACTTGCCAGAACTACACCTGCCTGTCGAGAAAGACTGGTCATGCCGTCTGTGGAGAATTTAAGCATGGCAACCGAGGCGCTGGCCGTGATCGGGTGCGGCAATCTCAATCGCCGCGATGATGGGCTCGGCGTGATCGTCGCCCAGCGGCTGATGCAGTGGTTAAACGCCGAACCGCAGGAGAACATCCAGGTCTATGATGCAGGGACCGGAGGAATGGACGTCATGTTCCAAGCCCGTGGGACCTCCTCCTTGATTCTCGTCGATGCCAGCCTCAGCGGCTCGACACCCGGCTCCATTTTCAAGCTTCCCGGAAAGGAAGTGGCCAGCAGGCCCGAACCTGGTTATAGCCTGCATGATTTTCGATGGGATCACGCGCTCTATGCGGGACGAAAAATCTTTGGTGACACGTTTCCTCACGATGTCACGGTCTATCTCGTCGAAGCGGCAGATGTCTCCTTGGGACTAGAACTCAGTCCTGCGGTCGCTCAAGCTCTGGAGCGAGTCATTGACCAGATCAAGGAAGACATCCGTGAGCGATCGACACGGTTAAGGAGCGGGCAGCGTGCTCCTTGCAGCGATGAACCAGTCACGGAGCGTTCAGAAGATCATCCTCAGGTGACGATCAGGCAGGGGAGCATCTACATCGACGCGAAGGTATATGCCAAATATCTGGGTGGTTTGGAGAGCATCGTGCTCCTTCGACAGGACCAGAAGCTGCTCTTGTTACCGGTCCGCCATGCCGCGGCTGGGGGCCTGTTGCTGAAAGTCCGAAATCCTCAAGGCGATCGTGTCGTGCATGCCCAAGAGTTTCTCCGGGGCCACGGAATTGAGGACCAGCAGGAAAAGGTTGTCCCCGTGCAGTGGGATAGCCGAATGGCCGCGCTCGTAACCGATTGGCCCTCATAAGGGTCGGATCAGGGTTCCACCACCGGTCGGACTGGTCCTTCGTCCGACACTCCCTTCTATCGGATCGCCACCAGACACCCCCAGCTCGGATATCCACAGACCGCTGCCTCAACGCAGTCCATCGGCATGAAACTTGATTGTGAAAACAAAGTTTGCACATAGAAAATCGAGTTGACATCTCTTGGTGTCCCTCGTAGAGTGCGCTCGTTCGATCGTGCAGTGAATTTCCCCTCCTGTGGAGTCGAGATCATGAGTTCTCTCTCGGATGAACATGTGAAAGCCGCGCTCGCGGCCGTCGAATCTCCTGAGATTGCTAATCGGGACAAGATTGATCTGTTGATCGAGGTCGCGATGGGACTCCAGCGGAAGCCCCGTTCCGTTCACGACCTC
The DNA window shown above is from Nitrospira tepida and carries:
- a CDS encoding nickel-dependent hydrogenase large subunit, translated to MAVQTLDISPVGRVEGDLDVRVEVDNGVVTNAWTQAELFRGFEIILRDKDPQAGLVVTPRACGICGASHLTCAAWALDTAWQTTVPRNAILARNLGQIVESLQSQPRYFYGLYAIDLTNKKYRGSRYYEEACKRFAPFTGKSYEIGVTISGKPVEIYALLGGQWPHSSYMVPGGVMCAPTLADITRSVSLLEYYKNNWLEPVWLGCSLERYEQIKTYEDFNAWLDENPAHANSDLGFYWRMGLDTGLHKYGAGLGKYVSWGYLPHEDKYQKPTIEGRNGAVIMKGGVYDGATNTHKLMSQDFARENTSHSWYDEGSADTHPYDRTTKAKSNNKTDFNGTYSWATAVSHADFGRLEAGPFARQMVAGGKHGESWQHYDGFILDVYKKMGGASLHLRQLARMHETIKLYRQAERCLKEFRLNEPWYIKPQEKDGRGWGATEAIRGALCHWIEVKGGKIKNYQIIAPTTWNVGPRDGMGRRGPIEEALLGAPIADPTDPVEVGHVARSFDSCLVCTVHAHDAKTGKELARFKIG